The Arcobacter porcinus sequence CTTGTTCTATTCCTGAAGTGCAAAGTAGTTTTTCTCTTAAAATATCTACAAATTCTAAAGGGCAAACTAGCTCTATTTTGTCAAAAAACTTTTTTAAAACTATCTGTTTTGATATATCATCTGATATTTTTGTAAGATTTACAAAAAGCTGATTTATCATCTGTTTTTTTGCTCTATCCCCTTTTATCATAATCTCTGTAAAAAATTTTATTATAAATTTTTGTGTTTTTATACTCTTTTCATCCATATTTCTTATCCACTATTTTTTTTAAGTTTCGATTATAACATTTTTTGAGATAATATGGGTTTTACATTAAAAATTTAAGGTTAAAAATGGATATAGATAGTATTGATTCACTGCAAGAACTTGCAAAAGAGTTAAAAGATGAAAAAAACATAAATGTTTACCAAATCTTTGATGATTATGCATTAAAACATAAACTTGATAGTGAGGTGCTAGAACAAAAACTTTCAAAAGAGCATGATTGTTTTAGATGTGATAGCTGTGAAAGGTTTTTTACTTATGAAGAGTATTCATTCTTTGATGAAGAGTGTATTTACTGCTTTGATAGTGATGATGAAGATGAGGAGTTTTAATCCTAATCTTCATCAAATAATGATTCTAATTCATCTTTAATAATTAGTGAATCAATTGCTCTTGATTTTACATTTAAATATATAGATTCTCCAAAACAACTAACTTCTACCCCATTTTGTGTTTTTTCAAAAATCACTTCACCAGCACCTTGTATTATATAATCTCTAAACAATCTTTGTGCAACTCTTTTATATGTAAATTTTTTAGGAAAAATTATAAATTTTGATGAAGTTATAATATATTTTGACTCTTGCATAAAAATATCAAGCAAAGCCTCTCTTTTTAACTCATTTGTTTTTCCCTGTATTAAATCACACTTCAAATCTTCGTGTAAAAGACAAATTTTATCTCCATTTATTTTAATAAAACCAAACTCATTTGGTTTTACTCTATCTTTATAAAATCTTTTAAAAAGCTCAATATGATCAAAAGAGTTTGAGAAAACTACTAAACTTTTATTAGTTCTTGCAAATTTCGCAAAATTGGTAACCATTAAAATTCCTTATAAAATAATAAAACAAATAGCTGCAATTATTGTTGGAATAAGTGCACCTAAAAATAGATATCTTGGATCTATTGAACCATCTTGAAAATGACTTTTTAAAATAGCTGCACCTGCTGGATTTGGTGCATTTGCAATAACTGTAAGTCCACCACCTGCAACTGCTCCTGCAACTATATAATATTTGAAATCATCACTTAAGCCTTCTACGATTGAAGCAAGATAAGTAATAGCTGCATTATCTGTAAATGCTCCTAAAGTAATAGCTCCAACAAATGCTTCTGCATTACTCATATTTGAAATTATATCTTTTAGCCACCACTCTTGCTGCCCACCTAAAATTACAAGTCCTCCAAGAAAAAATGCAACTAAAAGCCCTTCTCTTAACATTAATCTATCTTGATACTCTTGGTAAGCATAAGTAACTCCTAAAAATAGAAGAAATATACTTAAGAAAAACGCTGGATAATGTCCAAAATAGATTACTAAAAAAAGAAATACAAAGTGTGTAATTACAATTACTTTTGGTATTTTCTCTTTTTCACTAACGGTTGTTCTTATATTTATATTTGATAACTCTTTATAAAATACAATTATTATTAAACTTGTATTTATAACTATTGCAATCATAGCTTTCCATCCAAAAGTTGTAAGCATAAAAGTACTACTCCAATCCCAAGTACCAGCAACCATCAAAATTGGAGGAGCAGCAAAATTTGTCAAAGTTCCACCAACAGATATATTTATAAATAAAGCACCTAATGTTAAATATTTTAGTTTATTTGATATTCCTTGTGAAAAAAGTTTATCACTTAAAATAAGTGCAGCAAGAGTCATTGCAGCTGGTTCTGTGATTAGTGAACCCAAAAGTGGAACAACACACATAACAACAAAGTAAAACCCAGTTGCTCCTTTTCTTGGTAACATATTTGAAAGTTTTTTTACAAGCCAAACAACTGTATGTAAAATTGGTCTTGTTGCTGCAATTACCATAATTACAAAAACAAACATTGTTTCTACATAGTTTCTACTATTTACATAATCCATAGTTTTTGTTTTTCCCATAAAAGCAAACATAAAAATAACTAAAATCATGGCCCAAATTCCAAAAACCACTTCAATCTCTCCTAAAAGATGAAATAGTCCTGAATGTCTTTCACTTCTATGTGCTAAATGTTCAAAATATTTAACTGAAAATATATGTATTATTGCTAATGCAAATATTATAGCAGCGATAATTTGCAGTGTTGTTGGTTGCATTCTCTTTCCTAACTCTTAAATTTGTCCGATTTTATTTAAAATTTATTAATAGTTTTTTAACCAATTAATTATTTTATAAAATCTTTACCTCTATTGGCAGTTTTTCTTTTAATATATCAAACTCTTCTTTTGTAAGCTCTATTTTTACTTTTACACTCATAAGAAACTCTTGAGAAACGATATTTATCTTTGCTTCTTTTAATATATATTCAAGTTGTGATAAAAAACTATACTCACACTCTAATATTTTATTTATTAATTTTTTATAAAGCTCAAACTCTGATACTTTTATAACTTCATTTACACTATTGCTATAAGCTCTTACAAGTCCACCAGTTCCTAGTTTTATTCCACCAAAATATCTTACAATAATAGCTGCACTATTTATAATATTTGCTCCAGCTAAAACAGCCAAAGATGGTCTTCCACTTGTTCCTCTTGGTTCTCCATCATCACTACAATTTTCTACAATTTGATCAAATTCATTTAAAAATCTATAAGCATATACATGATGAACAGCTTTTGGGTGTTCAGCTTTTAATCTTTGCATTGTTTTGTCAAAATCTTTATATGGCACTAAAAAAGCTAAAAATTTTGATTTTTTTTCATCTAATGTTGCTGTAAACTCTTTTTGAACAAATTTCAATTATAATTCTCCTTATGAGATTAGATTTATACCTTACAAAACATTTTAATATTCAAAGCAGAAATAAAGCACTTGAACTAATAAAGTCAAATAAAGTAAAAATTGATGACAAAATTGTATCAAAAGCTTCATTTCTAGTTGATGAAAGTATGAAAATTGAACTTTTAGAAGAAGATTTTTATGTATCAAGAGCTGCTTATAAACTAAAATATTTTTTAGAAGATTTAAAAGATGATAAATTTGATTTAAAAGATAAAGTAGCTTTAGATATAGGAAGTAGCACAGGTGGATTTACACAAATTTTATTAGAAAATAGTATAAAAAAGGTTTTTTGTGTAGATGTTGGAAGTAATCAACTTCACGAAAGAGTGAAAAAAAGTGAAAAAATAGAATTTTTTGAAAATTGTGACATTAGAGATTTTAAAAGTGAAATATATTTTGATATTGTGACTTGTGATGTCTCTTTTATATCAATTTTAAATATAATTGATGCTATAAATAGCCTAAAATTTCAAAAAATAATAATTCTTTTTAAACCACAATTTGAAGTAGGAACTGGTGTTAAAAGAGATAAAAAAGGTGTTGTAAAAGATGAGAAAGCCAAAAAACTTGCAAGAGATAGATTTTTGGCAAAAACTTTAGAACTAAATTGGATATTAGAGAAAAACAGTATTAGCAAACTTGAAGGAAAAGATGGAAACAGTGAAGAGTTTTTCTACTTTTGTAGAAAATAAAATTGATAAAAATAGTATAAAATCAATAGCTATTGGTGGTTTTGATGGAATGCATTTAGCTCATCAAAAACTTTTTTCAAATTTAGATGAAAATGGAGCAATAATTTGTATTGAAACAGGTCATGCATCTTTAACTCCAAAATTTTATAGACAAGAGTATTCAAAATATCCAATATTTTTTTATGATTTACATAAAATAAAAGGCTTAGATGGAGTTGAGTTTATAAATCTTCTTAAGTTTGAATTTCCTAATTTAGAAAAAATTGTTGTAGGTTTTGATTTTGCTTTTGGTAAAGATAGATCTTGCAATAGTAATGATTTAAAAAAACATTTCAAAGGAGATGTTATTGTTATTGATGAAGTTTGTTTAGAAGAATCTGCTATTCATTCAAGATATATAAGAGGGTTTTTATTAAGTGGTGATATAAAAACAGCAAACAAATTTCTTGGAAAGAGCTATAAAATATATGGAAAACATATAAAAGGTCAAGGTTTAGGTAAAAAAGAGTTTGTAGCAACTATTAATCTTGAAGTAAGTGAATTTTTACTTCCAAAAAGTGGAGTTTATATTACAAAAACAAGTTTTGATGGAGAAACTTATCCATCAGTAAGCTTTTTAGGTCATAGAAATAGTACAGATAATATTTTTGCAGTTGAAACTCATATTTTAGATGAAGAGATAGAAGTAATCGATAAAAATGTATCAATAGAGTTTATAGAAAGAATAAGAGATAATAAGAAATTTAACTCTTTTTTAGAGCTAAAAGATGAAATAATTTGCGATGTAAACTTTGCAAAAAAATATTTTTATGAAAAGTTGGATAAAATAAAGAATGACTGATAAAGTATTTAATAAAAAAATAAAAAAACAATTTGAGTTTGATGAAGAAGTTGCAAGTGTTTTTGATGATATGTTGGAAAGATCAATCCCTTATTATAAAGAGATGCAAAGATTAAGCATTGCTTTGGCTAATAATTTTTTAAAAGATGATGCAAAGGTTGTTGATTTAGGTTGTTCAACTGCTTCAACTTTGATTGAACTTGCAAAATCTAGTAAAGAACTAAAAAATCTAAATCTTTTTGGAGTTGATAGCTCTGAAGCTATGCTTGATTTTGCTTCAAAAAAAGCAAATGCTTATGGTGTTGATATAAATTTTATTTGTGATGATATTTTCAATGTAGATTTTTCAAACTCAAATGTAATTTTTGCAAACTATACTTTGCAGTTTATAAGACCACTTTTAAGAGAAAAACTTATATCAAAGATTTTTGATAGTTTAGAAGAAGGTGGAATTTTTATATTTTGTGAAAAGATTTTAGCAGAATCAAATTTGCTAAATAAACAACTAATAGATGAGTATTATAATTATAAAAAAAACCAAGGTTATAGTGAGTTTGAGATATCTCAAAAAAGAGAAGCTTTGGAAAATGTTTTAATTCCATATACTCAAAAAGAGAATGAAAAAATGATAAAAGAAGCTGGTTTTTCGCATTGTGAAATGGTTTTCAAATGGGTAAACTTTGCTTTGTTTATAGCTATTAAATAAAGGATTAATTTATGTTAGAAATTGGAAATGTAGCACCAGATTTTTGTGCTTTCAATCAAGATGATACAGAAATATGTTTAAGAGATATAAAAGGAAATTGGATAGTTTTATACTTTTATCCAAAAGATATGACACCTGGTTGTACAACTCAAGCTTGTGATTTTTCATCAAATCTATATCTTTTTGATTCATTAAAAGCAAGTATAATTGGAGTAAGTGCTGATAGTAGCGAAAGACATAGAAAATTTATTGAGAAATATGATTTATCTATTTCATTATTAGCTGATGAAGATAAAAAAATGTGTCAAGATTATGGTGTTTGGCAACTCAAAAAATTTATGGGAAAAGAGTTTATGGGAATAGTTCGAACTACTTTTATAATTAATCCAAAAGGTGAAATTGCTCATATTTGGGATAAAGTAAGTGTTAGAAAAAAAGTAAAAAAAGATGGAAAACAAATAGAGATTTTACATGTAGATGAAGTAAAAAACAAATTAGAAGAGTTACAAAGTGTTTATAAATAGATTTAAATTTTTGGCAATATTTTGCCTTTTTGTTCCATTTTTTGTTTTTGCAAATAGTAGTTTTGAAACTATTAGTGTAGATATTACAAATATTGAGAAAAATAGAAGTAAGATAGAGATTCCAAATCTTAAAATTGGTCAGTCAGGAATAGTAATTCATACATATGATGAAAAGTTTAATACAATTGTATCAAATGCAAAAGTTATTAGCTCTGATGAGTTTGGAAGTGTTGTAGAGTTTTTCGCTTTTGATGATTTAAAACAAGATGCAATTGCTACAACAAAAAGAAAAGTTGAAATAAATGATAAATTAATTTTAAATTATCTTTATCAAAACTCTCTTTTAATTGCTCCAAACTTTGAAGGTTTTGATGATATTTCAAAAAAATTTCCTAATTTTAGTTTTATTCATCCTGATATTTTAGGTGCAAAACTTAAATTCACAAACTCTTTGTATCCTACAAAAAAAGAGATTCAGGATTTTACAATTGAACAAAATTTGGGTACTATTTTTATCGTAGTTTTGGATAATCTTTATATATTAGATAGCAAAACTTTTTTGATTTTAGATAAGTTTGATTATATACAAAAAGATGGTTTAGAAAAAAGATTACCATTCTTTACAAGAGTTGAAGATGTAAAAGATAGTTTTTTCAATATATCTTCTTGGTTTAAGAAAAAAGATGACTATGATTCACACTATAAAAAGATTTTAGGAATAAAAAAATGATAGAAAGAAAACATTTAGATTATATTGCTTCTATTGTTGGAGATGAAAATATAAAGACAGATAAAGCTCACTTAATAGCTTTTTCTTATGATGCAACAAGAAGTAGATTTGAGCCAGATGCTATTGTTTTTCCAAGAGATGAACAAGATGTAAGTAAAATATTAAAATATTGTAATGAACATAAAGTTGTAATAGTTCCAAGAGGTGCTGGAAGTGGTTTTACAGGTGGTGCATTACCTTCAAATGGTGGAATTATTTTAAGTTTAGAAAGACATATGAATAAGCTACTTGAAATAGATATGCAAAATATGGTTGGAGTTGTTCAACCAGGACTTATAAATATGCAATTTCAAAAAGCAGTAGAAGAAGTTGGATTATTTTATCCACCAGATCCAGCAAGTGAAGAGTACTCAACTTTGGGTGGAAATGTAAGCGAAAATGCTGGTGGAATGAGAGCTGCTAAATATGGTATTACAAAAGATTATGTTGTTGCATTAAGAGCTGTTTTACCAAATGGAGATATTATTGTTGCTGGTAAAAAAACAATAAAAGATGTTGCTGGATATAATGTTGCTGGAATTTTAATAGCAAGTGAAGGTACTTTGGCAGTTATCACTGAAATTACATTAAAGTTAATTCCAAAACCAAAATACAAAAAAACATATATGGGTGTTTTCTCAAATGTAAATACAGCAATGACAGCTGTATTTAAATCACTTGCAAGTGGTGCAAACCCTGTTGCAATGGAGTTTTTAGATTCACTTGTTATAAAAGCTTTAAAACAAAAGTTTCCTCAAGTTAATTTACCTGAAAATGCTGGTGGAATTTTAATTGGAGATGTAGATGCTTCAAGCGAAGCTGAGATAGAAGATCAATTAAATATTTTAAAAGAGTCATTTAAAGAGAATGGTTCAATAGATTTTATAGTAGCACAAAATGAAGATGAAGGGAAAAAACTATGGTTTGCAAGAAGAAATGCAAGTCCAGCAACTATGGTTTATGGAACAAAAAAACTAAATGAAGATATTAGTGTTCCTAGAAGTAAGCTTCCAGAAGCACTTGATGAAATCTATAAAATTGGTGATAAATATGGTTTCCAAGTTCCATGTTTTGGACACGCAGGAGATGGAAATATTCACGTAAATGTGATGGTAAAAGATAAAACAAATGAAAAAGAGATGGCTGATGGACACAAAGCTATTGAAGAGATTTTTCAATTAGTTGTTGATATGGGTGGAACTTTAAGTGGGGAACACGGAATTGGTCTATCAAAAGCTCCATTTATGAATATTGCTTTTACAGATGCTGAGATGAATCTATTTAGAAGTATTAAAAAAGCTTTTGATCCAAATAATATTTTAAATCCATTCAAAATGGGTCTTTAGTATTGTTATATAGTAAAAAAACATTTATAAAAAAGATTATTGCAGCTGTTAACTCATTTTTTAATGATGATACAACATACTTTGCAGCTAGTCTTAGTTTTTTTACTATATTCTCTATCTTACCTATTATTGCTCTTGCTATTGCAATAGTTTCAAATATCCCTGAATTTAACTCATATCTTGATACATTTACAAATTTTTTATTAAACTTTTTAAATCCAACTCACTCAGCTGAGATTGTTGAAACTCTAAAGAAATATATTTCAAATTCAGGAGAACTTGGAACTATTGGAATTTTATATATGCTTTTTGTATATACAATGTTTTTCAAAGACTATGACTATATTGTAAATAAAATACATAAAACAAAAAGAAGAGCTATTTATAAATCATTTTTTATATACTCAATCTTTTTTATAGTTTTCCCAACTGTTTTTATGTTTTTTAATATTTTCATATCATTAAATGATGGAAATGAGTTTAAAAAACTTATTCTATTTTTATTTACTTGGTTTATGTTCTTTTCTCTTTTTAAACTTAGTGTAAACAAAAAAATATCTTTAAAAGCATCTGCTATCTCATCTTTTATAACATTAGCAACTCTTAGCATAACAAAGAATCTATTTGTATATTATGTAATTTACAATAAAACTTATACAACAATTTATGGTTCTTTAGCAACCCTACTTTTTACATTCTTTTGGATATACATATCTTGGATTATCTATTTATATGGAATTAAAATGTGCCATAGAATAAATACTTTTTATTAGCCTAGAAGTTCGTATAGCTTATCTCTTAAAGGTAGTAAAATATCTTTATAAGCTTTATCTTTATTTGAAAGAACTTGGTTACAATCTACACAAATTAAAGCTAAATTTTCAACATTATATCCACCACCAAACTCTACATCTTTTATAAATGAGATATAAGCTTGATTTAGTTTTTCAATCTTGTTTCCACATCTATTGCAAATCTGTTTATCTCTTAAGAAAACAATCTCTTTTCTTCTTAAAAAATCAATAGGTCTTTTTTGACTAGGTAAAGAGTTTACCGCATAATCACTCCACAGTATCTCTTTTTTTACCTCTTTTTGAGTAGTTTTTATATACTCAAAATTTACAAATTGCTTGATTGATTCTTCTATTATCATTGATTTTATGAGTTTTATATCTTCAGTTTTATCAATATCTTTACAAGCGGAACAATCAA is a genomic window containing:
- a CDS encoding FAD-binding oxidoreductase, giving the protein MIERKHLDYIASIVGDENIKTDKAHLIAFSYDATRSRFEPDAIVFPRDEQDVSKILKYCNEHKVVIVPRGAGSGFTGGALPSNGGIILSLERHMNKLLEIDMQNMVGVVQPGLINMQFQKAVEEVGLFYPPDPASEEYSTLGGNVSENAGGMRAAKYGITKDYVVALRAVLPNGDIIVAGKKTIKDVAGYNVAGILIASEGTLAVITEITLKLIPKPKYKKTYMGVFSNVNTAMTAVFKSLASGANPVAMEFLDSLVIKALKQKFPQVNLPENAGGILIGDVDASSEAEIEDQLNILKESFKENGSIDFIVAQNEDEGKKLWFARRNASPATMVYGTKKLNEDISVPRSKLPEALDEIYKIGDKYGFQVPCFGHAGDGNIHVNVMVKDKTNEKEMADGHKAIEEIFQLVVDMGGTLSGEHGIGLSKAPFMNIAFTDAEMNLFRSIKKAFDPNNILNPFKMGL
- the tlyA gene encoding 23S rRNA (cytidine-2'-O)-methyltransferase TlyA — protein: MRLDLYLTKHFNIQSRNKALELIKSNKVKIDDKIVSKASFLVDESMKIELLEEDFYVSRAAYKLKYFLEDLKDDKFDLKDKVALDIGSSTGGFTQILLENSIKKVFCVDVGSNQLHERVKKSEKIEFFENCDIRDFKSEIYFDIVTCDVSFISILNIIDAINSLKFQKIIILFKPQFEVGTGVKRDKKGVVKDEKAKKLARDRFLAKTLELNWILEKNSISKLEGKDGNSEEFFYFCRK
- the cmoA gene encoding carboxy-S-adenosyl-L-methionine synthase CmoA, which encodes MTDKVFNKKIKKQFEFDEEVASVFDDMLERSIPYYKEMQRLSIALANNFLKDDAKVVDLGCSTASTLIELAKSSKELKNLNLFGVDSSEAMLDFASKKANAYGVDINFICDDIFNVDFSNSNVIFANYTLQFIRPLLREKLISKIFDSLEEGGIFIFCEKILAESNLLNKQLIDEYYNYKKNQGYSEFEISQKREALENVLIPYTQKENEKMIKEAGFSHCEMVFKWVNFALFIAIK
- a CDS encoding bifunctional riboflavin kinase/FAD synthetase, with the translated sequence METVKSFSTFVENKIDKNSIKSIAIGGFDGMHLAHQKLFSNLDENGAIICIETGHASLTPKFYRQEYSKYPIFFYDLHKIKGLDGVEFINLLKFEFPNLEKIVVGFDFAFGKDRSCNSNDLKKHFKGDVIVIDEVCLEESAIHSRYIRGFLLSGDIKTANKFLGKSYKIYGKHIKGQGLGKKEFVATINLEVSEFLLPKSGVYITKTSFDGETYPSVSFLGHRNSTDNIFAVETHILDEEIEVIDKNVSIEFIERIRDNKKFNSFLELKDEIICDVNFAKKYFYEKLDKIKND
- a CDS encoding HNH endonuclease; translation: MLNFFKDIFNNKDKLDEKALKNLGAFIGLVDVHLKREHPYIKFDCSACKDIDKTEDIKLIKSMIIEESIKQFVNFEYIKTTQKEVKKEILWSDYAVNSLPSQKRPIDFLRRKEIVFLRDKQICNRCGNKIEKLNQAYISFIKDVEFGGGYNVENLALICVDCNQVLSNKDKAYKDILLPLRDKLYELLG
- a CDS encoding plasminogen-binding N-terminal domain-containing protein, which codes for MAIFCLFVPFFVFANSSFETISVDITNIEKNRSKIEIPNLKIGQSGIVIHTYDEKFNTIVSNAKVISSDEFGSVVEFFAFDDLKQDAIATTKRKVEINDKLILNYLYQNSLLIAPNFEGFDDISKKFPNFSFIHPDILGAKLKFTNSLYPTKKEIQDFTIEQNLGTIFIVVLDNLYILDSKTFLILDKFDYIQKDGLEKRLPFFTRVEDVKDSFFNISSWFKKKDDYDSHYKKILGIKK
- the bcp gene encoding thioredoxin-dependent thiol peroxidase; protein product: MLEIGNVAPDFCAFNQDDTEICLRDIKGNWIVLYFYPKDMTPGCTTQACDFSSNLYLFDSLKASIIGVSADSSERHRKFIEKYDLSISLLADEDKKMCQDYGVWQLKKFMGKEFMGIVRTTFIINPKGEIAHIWDKVSVRKKVKKDGKQIEILHVDEVKNKLEELQSVYK
- a CDS encoding YihY/virulence factor BrkB family protein, with the protein product MLYSKKTFIKKIIAAVNSFFNDDTTYFAASLSFFTIFSILPIIALAIAIVSNIPEFNSYLDTFTNFLLNFLNPTHSAEIVETLKKYISNSGELGTIGILYMLFVYTMFFKDYDYIVNKIHKTKRRAIYKSFFIYSIFFIVFPTVFMFFNIFISLNDGNEFKKLILFLFTWFMFFSLFKLSVNKKISLKASAISSFITLATLSITKNLFVYYVIYNKTYTTIYGSLATLLFTFFWIYISWIIYLYGIKMCHRINTFY
- a CDS encoding IMPACT family protein; its protein translation is MKFVQKEFTATLDEKKSKFLAFLVPYKDFDKTMQRLKAEHPKAVHHVYAYRFLNEFDQIVENCSDDGEPRGTSGRPSLAVLAGANIINSAAIIVRYFGGIKLGTGGLVRAYSNSVNEVIKVSEFELYKKLINKILECEYSFLSQLEYILKEAKINIVSQEFLMSVKVKIELTKEEFDILKEKLPIEVKIL
- a CDS encoding putative Na+/H+ antiporter, giving the protein MQPTTLQIIAAIIFALAIIHIFSVKYFEHLAHRSERHSGLFHLLGEIEVVFGIWAMILVIFMFAFMGKTKTMDYVNSRNYVETMFVFVIMVIAATRPILHTVVWLVKKLSNMLPRKGATGFYFVVMCVVPLLGSLITEPAAMTLAALILSDKLFSQGISNKLKYLTLGALFINISVGGTLTNFAAPPILMVAGTWDWSSTFMLTTFGWKAMIAIVINTSLIIIVFYKELSNINIRTTVSEKEKIPKVIVITHFVFLFLVIYFGHYPAFFLSIFLLFLGVTYAYQEYQDRLMLREGLLVAFFLGGLVILGGQQEWWLKDIISNMSNAEAFVGAITLGAFTDNAAITYLASIVEGLSDDFKYYIVAGAVAGGGLTVIANAPNPAGAAILKSHFQDGSIDPRYLFLGALIPTIIAAICFIIL